From a region of the Triticum aestivum cultivar Chinese Spring chromosome 7D, IWGSC CS RefSeq v2.1, whole genome shotgun sequence genome:
- the LOC123163710 gene encoding uncharacterized protein: MAMATALRHAAMRLGGGGGAWAKLLPRRLVHVGARPAAADGKTRALNLIKQKREELFDLIADTERRYDTRLTREGFRNTRMLQQLAVQIKPRPNDPLWRSKRFSKLANDYLGLTGACVAGYTLTKKWLHSDKEAAEEKMPDPHV, translated from the exons atggcgatggcgacggcgctTCGACACGCGGCGATgaggctgggcggcggcggcggcgcatgggCGAAGTTGCTGCCAAGAAGGCTCGTCCACGTCGGCGCAAGACCCGCCGCGGCGGACGGCAAGACCCGCGCCCTGAACCTGATCAAGCAGAAGAGGGAGGAGCTGTTCGACCTGATCGCCGATACGGAGCGGCGGTACGACACGCGCCTCACCAGGGAGGGCTTCCGGAACACCCGGATGCTCCAGCAGCTCGCCGTGCAGATCAAGCCCAGGCCCAACGACCCGCTCTG GCGCTCGAAGCGGTTTTCGAAGCTGGCCAACGATTACCTGGGGCTTACGGGGGCTTGCGTGGCGGGCTACACGCTCACGAAAAAATGGCTTCATTCCGACAaggaggcggcggaggagaagATGCCAGATCCGCATGTGTAG